One window of the Perca flavescens isolate YP-PL-M2 chromosome 16, PFLA_1.0, whole genome shotgun sequence genome contains the following:
- the tmem150c gene encoding transmembrane protein 150C: MWSSSRWALLPPVYSVLTAAGLWLVYFVAVNDEKIATLGSSYSCRPVWWNRLACSGIVSQMEAECVILVNLFVLEMVFTEEMIHNVGTLMTFGLGTLYCWVQSYITLRVDLNNEGRKAGIIRFLLSGSITVCLIVHFSLMGQQLHMQAAQCQWALVMFFITFFGTFAIEFRHNRFDIVCTDNSGRTASRSKALSEASRYQPDQCRDVTLSDV; this comes from the exons ATGTGGAGCAGCAGTCGGTGGGCTCTTCTACCTCCCGTCTACTCTGTGCTCACTGCTGCCGGACTGTGGCTGGT ATACTTTGTAGCTGTAAATGATGAGAAGATCGCAACCCTGGGTTCATCATACAG CTGTCGGCCAGTTTGGTGGAACAGGCTCGCATGCTCCGGTATCGTCTCCCAGATGGAGGCAGAGTGTGTGATCTTGGTGAATTTGTTTGTGTTAGAAATG GTATTTACTGAGGAGATGATCCACAACGTTGGCACCTTAATGACGTTTGGACTGGGAACGCTGTACTGCTGGGTGCAGTCCTACATCACCCTGAGAGTGGATCTGAACAATGAAGGGAGGAAGGCTGGGATCATCCGCTTCCTGTTGTCTGGATCCATCACCGTCTGCTTGATCGTCC ACTTCTCCCTGATGGGTCAGCAACTCCACATGCAAGCAGCTCAGTGCCAGTGGGCGCTGGTCATGTTCTTCATCACCTTCTTCGGCACTTTTGCCATCGAGTTTCGCCACAACCGCTTCGACATCGTGTGCACAGACAACTCTGGGCGTACAGCGAGCCGGTCAAAGGCGCTCTCTGAAGCATCCCGGTACCAGCCGGACCAATGTAGGGATGTCACACTGTCTGACGTTTAA
- the hnrnpd gene encoding heterogeneous nuclear ribonucleoprotein D0 isoform X2, with product MSDDYEFSDDTTMMRMEEDGEANSDEPMSAAGDCGPVGGEAEGSRIDASKNEEDEGKMFVGGLSWDTTKKDLKDYFSKYGEVVDCTLKLDPMTGRSRGFGFVLFKEPDSVDKVATQKEHKLNGKVIDPKKAKAMKSKEPVKKIFVGGLSPDTPEDKVREYFSAFGELESIELPMENKTNKRRGFCFITFKEEEPVKGIMEKKYHNIGLSKCEIKVAMSKEQYQQQQYWGGRGGYPSRSRGRGGGPNQNWNQGYGNYWNQGYGNYGNYGYNNQGYGGYGGYDYPGYNNYYGYGDYNDFAPRL from the exons ATGTCGGACGACTATGAGTTCAGCGACGACACGACCATGATGAGGATGGAAGAGGACGGGGAGGCAAACAGCGACGAGCCGATGTCTGCAGCCGGGGACTGTGGCCCGGTGGGGGGCGAGGCCGAGGGATCAAGAATTGACGCCAGTAAAAacgaggaggatgaggg TAAGATGTTTGTAGGAGGGCTCAGCTGGGACACGACTAAGAAGGACCTGAAAGATTATTTTTCCAAGTACGGGGAGGTTGTAGACTGCACTTTAAAACTGGACCCCATGACTGGCCGTTCACGGGGCTTTGGCTTTGTGCTCTTCAAAGAACCAGACAGTGTTGACAAG GTTGCCACACAGAAGGAACATAAACTCAATGGAAAGGTTATTGACCCCAAAAAAGCCAAAGCCATGAAGAGCAAGGAGCCCGTAAAGAAGATCTTTGTTGGTGGTCTCTCTCCAGACACTCCTGAAGACAAAGTCAGAGAGTACTTTAGTGCCTTCGGAGAG CTGGAGTCAATTGAACTTCCCATggaaaacaaaaccaacaaaagGAGAGGCTTCTGCTTCATCACATTCAAAGAGGAGGAACCAGTTAAGGGCATCATGGAGAAAAAGTACCACAATATTGGACTAAGCAAG TGTGAAATAAAAGTGGCAATGTCCAAGGAACAgtatcagcagcagcagtactGGGGAGGCAGAGGTGGCTACCCATCCAGGTCTCGAGGAAGAGGCGGTG GTCCCAATCAGAATTGGAACCAGGGTTATGGCAACTACTGGAATCAAGGCTATGGGAATTATGGCAATTATGGTTACAATAATCAAGGATATGGAGGATACGGTGGCTATGATTACCCTGGTTACAACAACTATTATGGATATGGTGACTACAACG ATTTTGCGCCCCGCTTGTAG
- the hnrnpd gene encoding heterogeneous nuclear ribonucleoprotein D0 isoform X1 gives MSDDYEFSDDTTMMRMEEDGEANSDEPMSAAGDCGPVGGEAEGSRIDASKNEEDEGKMFVGGLSWDTTKKDLKDYFSKYGEVVDCTLKLDPMTGRSRGFGFVLFKEPDSVDKVATQKEHKLNGKVIDPKKAKAMKSKEPVKKIFVGGLSPDTPEDKVREYFSAFGELESIELPMENKTNKRRGFCFITFKEEEPVKGIMEKKYHNIGLSKCEIKVAMSKEQYQQQQYWGGRGGYPSRSRGRGGGPNQNWNQGYGNYWNQGYGNYGNYGYNNQGYGGYGGYDYPGYNNYYGYGDYNDESGGYGKSPRRGGHTNSYKPY, from the exons ATGTCGGACGACTATGAGTTCAGCGACGACACGACCATGATGAGGATGGAAGAGGACGGGGAGGCAAACAGCGACGAGCCGATGTCTGCAGCCGGGGACTGTGGCCCGGTGGGGGGCGAGGCCGAGGGATCAAGAATTGACGCCAGTAAAAacgaggaggatgaggg TAAGATGTTTGTAGGAGGGCTCAGCTGGGACACGACTAAGAAGGACCTGAAAGATTATTTTTCCAAGTACGGGGAGGTTGTAGACTGCACTTTAAAACTGGACCCCATGACTGGCCGTTCACGGGGCTTTGGCTTTGTGCTCTTCAAAGAACCAGACAGTGTTGACAAG GTTGCCACACAGAAGGAACATAAACTCAATGGAAAGGTTATTGACCCCAAAAAAGCCAAAGCCATGAAGAGCAAGGAGCCCGTAAAGAAGATCTTTGTTGGTGGTCTCTCTCCAGACACTCCTGAAGACAAAGTCAGAGAGTACTTTAGTGCCTTCGGAGAG CTGGAGTCAATTGAACTTCCCATggaaaacaaaaccaacaaaagGAGAGGCTTCTGCTTCATCACATTCAAAGAGGAGGAACCAGTTAAGGGCATCATGGAGAAAAAGTACCACAATATTGGACTAAGCAAG TGTGAAATAAAAGTGGCAATGTCCAAGGAACAgtatcagcagcagcagtactGGGGAGGCAGAGGTGGCTACCCATCCAGGTCTCGAGGAAGAGGCGGTG GTCCCAATCAGAATTGGAACCAGGGTTATGGCAACTACTGGAATCAAGGCTATGGGAATTATGGCAATTATGGTTACAATAATCAAGGATATGGAGGATACGGTGGCTATGATTACCCTGGTTACAACAACTATTATGGATATGGTGACTACAACG ATGAATCTGGTGGATATGGCAAGTCGCCACGGCGTGGTGGTCACACCAACAGTTACAAGCCGTATTAA
- the enoph1 gene encoding enolase-phosphatase E1, producing the protein MATVSIPACTSALLLDIEGTTTPITFVKDILFPYIREHLEEYLSTHWEEDECKQDVHLLKKQIEEDMRQNRSCPVHTVDQTVHTDEEKAIREVMDNVLWQMAADRKSTALKQLQGHMWRAAYSSGRIKGEVYQDVIPSIKRWRGQGLKVYIYSSGSVEAQKLLFGYSVEGDVLDLFDGHFDTSIGAKVECKSYERIAERIGCQPEEITFLTDVTREAKAAEEAGVNVVVVVRPGNMELTDDERAHYDLVASFSQLELTGRA; encoded by the exons ATGGCCACTGTTTCAATTCCTGCTTGTACCAGTGCACTCTTGCTGGATATCGAAGGGACAACAACACCAATCACATTTGTAAAG GATATCTTATTTCCATACATCAGGGAGCATCTTGAGGAGTATTTGTCTACTCACTGGGAGGAGGACGAGTGCAAACAAGATGTTCATCTCCTAAAGAAACAG ATTGAAGAGGACATGAGACAGAATCGGTCGTGCCCTGTCCACACCGTGGACCAGACGGTTCACACAGACGAGGAGAAGGCCATTAGGGAAGTAATGGATAATGTGCTTTGGCAAATGGCAGCAGACAGGAAGTCAACAGCACTCAAACAGCTCCAGGGGCACATGTGGAGGGCAGCTTATTCATCTGGGAGAATCAAAGGCGA GGTCTACCAGGATGTTATTCCATCCATCAAAAGATGGAGGGGACAGGGACTAAAAGTGTACATTTACTCGTCTGGAAGCGTGGAGGCACAGAAACTTCTGTTTGGATACTCTGTCGAAGGAGATGTTTTAGAT TTATTCGATGGTCACTTTGACACCAGTATAGGAGCTAAAGTGGAATGCAAAAGCTACGAGAGAATTGCTGAGCGGATTGGTTGTCAACCCGAGGAAATCACGTTCTTGACCGACGTCACTCGTG AGGCTAAAGCAGCAGAAGAAGCCGGGGTGAACGTGGTGGTGGTTGTCCGGCCTGGAAACATGGAGCTGACGGATGACGAGAGGGCCCACTACGACCTCGTTGCATCCTTTAGCCAACTTGAACTGACGGGACGGGCTTAA